A section of the Virgibacillus sp. NKC19-3 genome encodes:
- a CDS encoding aminotransferase class I/II-fold pyridoxal phosphate-dependent enzyme → MNHRHTPLFQTLAHFHNSGPISFHVPGHKNGLLFPANAREFFDSILKLDMTELPGLDDLHAPTEAIAEAESMAADFFQADHTFFLVGGSTAGNLAMILATCSAGDKVIVQRNSHKSVMNGLELSGVRPVFIAPEYDHAVDRYTNPSLNTLRKALHQHLDAKAVVLTYPDYFGKTYAIKQMIDEVHTYDMPVLMDEAHGVHFSLGSPFPPSALNLGADVVVQSAHKMAPAMTMASFLHMKSELVSKERMARFLQMIQSSSPSYPLLASLDIARMFLATMEAEDVYNITHSASTVREILHAPDNWEILPTDDPLKITLHMKSGIAAKDIAYLFERRNIYPELVTHNQILFIHGLTPFANVYPLKNAVKSVGDQLKNLDNHATIEITKLITQDIQELALSYQEMNQSPYKQVSLHEGIGHIAAEAVIPYPPGIPVILKGEQITRPHIKIIENLIERGVNIQQKDLSIRVYT, encoded by the coding sequence ATGAACCATCGCCACACCCCTCTATTTCAAACCTTAGCACATTTTCATAATTCTGGGCCTATCTCTTTCCATGTTCCCGGACATAAAAATGGCCTTTTATTTCCTGCCAATGCACGAGAATTTTTCGATTCCATTTTAAAGCTGGATATGACGGAACTTCCTGGCCTGGATGATCTACATGCCCCTACAGAGGCAATTGCCGAAGCGGAGAGCATGGCAGCGGATTTTTTCCAGGCTGATCATACATTCTTTCTTGTTGGTGGAAGTACTGCCGGCAATTTGGCGATGATTTTGGCGACATGTTCTGCTGGCGATAAGGTAATTGTGCAGCGAAACAGTCATAAATCGGTGATGAATGGGCTGGAGTTAAGTGGCGTGAGACCCGTATTTATAGCACCGGAATATGACCATGCAGTAGACCGTTATACCAATCCGAGTCTGAATACCTTAAGAAAAGCGCTTCACCAGCATCTGGATGCAAAAGCGGTGGTGCTCACTTATCCAGACTATTTCGGGAAAACATATGCCATAAAACAGATGATAGACGAAGTACATACATACGATATGCCTGTACTTATGGACGAGGCGCATGGGGTTCATTTTTCCCTCGGTAGCCCCTTCCCGCCTTCAGCGTTGAATCTAGGGGCAGATGTGGTCGTCCAATCCGCACACAAGATGGCACCTGCGATGACAATGGCTTCATTTTTACATATGAAATCCGAGCTCGTTTCAAAGGAGCGGATGGCGCGATTTCTGCAGATGATCCAGTCGAGTAGTCCTTCTTATCCATTACTGGCATCATTGGATATTGCACGCATGTTTCTGGCAACCATGGAAGCAGAGGATGTATATAACATTACGCATAGTGCTTCTACGGTAAGGGAGATCTTGCACGCACCTGACAACTGGGAAATACTCCCAACAGATGATCCACTAAAAATAACATTACACATGAAAAGCGGCATTGCTGCAAAAGATATAGCATATCTTTTTGAAAGACGAAACATCTATCCCGAGCTTGTTACCCATAATCAGATTTTATTTATCCATGGTCTTACCCCATTTGCAAACGTCTATCCATTAAAAAATGCGGTAAAAAGCGTGGGCGATCAATTAAAAAATCTGGATAATCATGCTACAATAGAGATAACAAAGCTTATCACGCAAGACATTCAGGAATTGGCTTTGTCTTATCAGGAAATGAATCAATCACCGTATAAACAGGTTTCTTTGCATGAGGGAATCGGACATATAGCAGCAGAGGCAGTAATCCCATATCCGCCGGGAATACCTGTTATTTTAAAAGGGGAACAAATTACGAGACCGCATATTAAAATAATTGAAAACCTGATTGAACGGGGGGTCAATATTCAACAAAAGGATTTAAGCATCAGGGTCTATACGTAA
- a CDS encoding cyclic-di-AMP receptor, producing the protein MKLIIAVIQDKDSNRLTDALGEEKFQITKLATTGGFLKEGNTTLMIGCSDDYVDEALDVIRDNCSHREQMVAPISPMGGNADSYIPRPVKVEVGGATVFILPIESFYQF; encoded by the coding sequence GTGAAGCTGATTATTGCAGTTATTCAAGATAAGGATTCCAACCGTCTGACCGATGCTTTAGGAGAAGAGAAATTCCAAATAACGAAGCTTGCAACAACGGGCGGATTTCTAAAGGAAGGTAACACAACGCTTATGATCGGGTGTAGTGATGACTATGTCGATGAAGCATTAGATGTTATTCGAGATAATTGCTCACACCGTGAACAAATGGTTGCACCAATTTCACCAATGGGCGGTAATGCGGATTCCTATATCCCAAGACCGGTTAAAGTAGAGGTTGGCGGAGCAACTGTATTCATTCTGCCAATTGAATCATTTTATCAATTTTAG
- the holB gene encoding DNA polymerase III subunit delta', whose translation MKTWSEVTQVQPLAGKIITNSIRKGRISHAYLLQGARGTGKVDIALLLAKDLFCENKTGIEPCHECHACKRIASGNHPDVHWLEPDGQSIKIEQIRDLQHEFTYSGLESNKKVYVIKGADTLTDNAANRILKFLEEPSRQTTAIMLTESSQWIIPTIKSRCQVIDLKPLDPASFQDRLMEEGMTRENAVLMSALTNNLDDAFAWDDNAWFATARKLVVQLIGVYLNNPEDVFLFIHKSWVNHFVERNELEQGLDLLLLAFKDILYYHIGNEDSMVFFTPQNETLENAAMTFPQEKLVTVLNAILQAKRNVKQNVHPTLVIEQLTLHIQR comes from the coding sequence ATGAAAACATGGTCTGAAGTTACTCAGGTACAGCCTCTGGCAGGCAAAATCATTACAAACAGTATAAGAAAAGGCCGTATTTCTCATGCGTATTTACTCCAAGGAGCACGTGGCACAGGGAAAGTAGATATTGCTTTACTGCTCGCAAAGGATTTATTTTGTGAGAATAAAACGGGAATTGAACCCTGCCACGAATGTCATGCATGTAAGCGTATTGCTTCCGGTAACCATCCCGATGTACATTGGTTGGAGCCGGACGGGCAGTCGATTAAAATAGAACAGATTAGAGACTTGCAGCATGAGTTTACGTATTCAGGCCTTGAATCCAATAAGAAGGTGTATGTGATCAAAGGTGCTGATACGTTAACAGATAATGCCGCAAACCGTATTCTGAAGTTTTTAGAAGAACCCAGTAGGCAGACCACGGCGATTATGTTGACGGAAAGTAGTCAATGGATTATCCCAACGATCAAATCCCGTTGTCAGGTAATCGACCTTAAGCCGCTGGATCCGGCCTCCTTCCAAGATCGTTTAATGGAAGAAGGAATGACGAGGGAAAATGCCGTTTTAATGAGTGCATTAACCAATAATTTGGATGATGCATTTGCCTGGGATGATAATGCATGGTTTGCCACAGCAAGAAAGTTAGTGGTACAATTAATAGGAGTCTATTTAAATAATCCTGAAGATGTATTTCTGTTTATTCATAAATCTTGGGTGAACCACTTCGTAGAAAGAAATGAACTAGAGCAAGGATTGGATTTATTACTTCTGGCATTTAAAGATATTCTTTATTATCATATTGGCAATGAAGATTCCATGGTTTTTTTTACGCCGCAAAACGAAACACTTGAAAACGCAGCAATGACTTTCCCACAGGAGAAATTGGTAACAGTTTTAAATGCGATTTTGCAGGCGAAACGAAACGTGAAGCAGAATGTTCATCCGACATTAGTGATTGAACAGCTTACACTTCATATACAGAGGTGA
- a CDS encoding PSP1 domain-containing protein, producing the protein MIDVIGVRFKKAGKIYYFDPGTEELSADDYVVVETVRGIEFGKVVISDRQVDEEDVVLPLKKVIRKANEKDKHMVAENQEYAAKAFQTGSEKIKEHSLDMNLVEAEYTFDRNKIIFYFTSDGRVDFRNLVKDLAAMFKTRIELRQIGVRDEAKMLGGIGPCGRMLCCSTFLGDFEPVSIKMAKDQNLSLNPAKISGLCGRLMCCLKYENDEYETAKRELPDIGQAIQTPFGNGKVAGLNILERLVQIDIPEKERQVEYTLDELIEEGILA; encoded by the coding sequence ATGATTGATGTGATTGGCGTCCGTTTCAAAAAAGCGGGTAAAATATATTATTTTGATCCAGGTACAGAAGAGCTTTCCGCAGATGACTATGTTGTTGTGGAGACGGTTCGCGGTATCGAATTTGGAAAAGTTGTTATTAGCGACAGGCAAGTCGATGAGGAAGATGTTGTTCTTCCTTTAAAGAAAGTGATTCGCAAGGCGAATGAGAAAGATAAACATATGGTTGCGGAAAATCAGGAATACGCGGCTAAAGCCTTCCAAACCGGTTCAGAAAAAATTAAAGAACATAGTCTGGATATGAATCTAGTAGAAGCAGAATATACATTTGATCGTAATAAAATTATTTTCTATTTCACATCGGATGGAAGAGTGGACTTCCGTAACCTGGTAAAAGACCTAGCTGCCATGTTTAAAACACGCATCGAGCTTAGACAAATCGGAGTTCGTGATGAGGCGAAAATGCTTGGCGGGATTGGCCCATGTGGTAGGATGCTATGCTGTTCCACGTTCCTGGGAGATTTTGAGCCTGTATCTATTAAAATGGCAAAAGATCAAAACCTTTCCCTAAACCCGGCAAAAATCTCTGGGTTATGTGGTCGCTTGATGTGTTGCTTGAAATACGAAAATGATGAATATGAAACAGCGAAGCGCGAATTACCGGATATTGGGCAGGCTATTCAAACGCCGTTCGGTAATGGGAAAGTAGCGGGGTTAAACATTCTTGAACGGCTTGTACAAATCGATATCCCGGAAAAAGAACGCCAAGTTGAGTATACATTAGATGAGCTAATCGAGGAAGGCATTTTAGCTTAG
- the yabA gene encoding DNA replication initiation control protein YabA, with protein sequence MNNRQIFDQVSDMEQRIGELYEQLGDLKGKLSNLLEENHRLAMENHNLRRHLDHPGEDAEEGDSSEQSSSKTIPGEGYDNLARLYEEGFHICNLEFGSPRQNADCIFCLDLFNRTK encoded by the coding sequence GTGAATAATAGACAAATATTTGACCAAGTATCGGATATGGAACAGCGAATTGGGGAATTATATGAGCAACTTGGTGATTTGAAGGGAAAATTAAGTAATTTATTGGAAGAAAATCATCGACTTGCTATGGAAAACCATAATTTGCGAAGACATTTGGATCATCCCGGGGAAGACGCCGAAGAGGGAGACTCTAGTGAACAGAGTTCGTCTAAGACAATTCCTGGCGAAGGTTATGATAATTTGGCCAGGTTGTATGAAGAAGGCTTTCATATCTGCAATCTGGAATTTGGTAGTCCAAGGCAAAATGCGGATTGCATATTCTGTCTTGATTTATTTAACAGAACCAAATAA
- a CDS encoding tRNA1(Val) (adenine(37)-N6)-methyltransferase — MVQLYDDERLDYALADESMKIIQSPTAFSFSLDAVLLAYFAKVPMKRGKILDLCTGNGIIPLLLTKRTNAHITGVEIQERIFSMAERNVRMNELTEQLTMIQGNLKELQPVLGQSSFDVVTCNPPYFRTPNDTELNHNSYLTVARHEVFATLEDVVKACKLHVRPGGKVAMVHRPGRLVDIIALFRKYKLEPKRLRFIYPKEGKDANMLLVEGIRDGKADLKILSPLIIYKADGTYTEEAEDIIYDR; from the coding sequence ATGGTACAGCTATATGATGATGAACGACTTGATTATGCATTGGCAGATGAAAGCATGAAGATCATTCAGAGTCCGACTGCCTTTTCCTTCTCGCTTGATGCCGTGTTGCTTGCCTATTTTGCTAAAGTTCCGATGAAACGTGGGAAGATTTTAGATCTGTGTACGGGCAACGGTATTATACCGCTGTTACTGACGAAACGGACCAACGCGCACATAACAGGTGTTGAAATTCAAGAACGAATATTTAGCATGGCGGAAAGAAATGTACGCATGAATGAGTTAACCGAGCAATTAACAATGATTCAAGGGAATTTAAAGGAGTTGCAGCCAGTCTTAGGACAAAGTAGTTTCGATGTGGTCACATGCAACCCACCCTATTTCCGTACCCCAAATGATACGGAGCTTAATCATAACTCGTATCTGACAGTTGCCAGACATGAAGTTTTTGCTACCTTGGAAGATGTCGTGAAAGCTTGTAAATTGCATGTTCGGCCTGGCGGAAAGGTTGCTATGGTGCACCGGCCGGGAAGGTTGGTTGATATTATTGCGCTTTTTCGGAAATATAAACTAGAGCCCAAACGCCTGCGATTTATTTACCCCAAGGAAGGTAAAGATGCTAATATGTTATTGGTAGAAGGCATTCGTGACGGAAAAGCAGATTTGAAAATATTATCTCCGCTAATCATTTACAAGGCGGATGGAACTTACACAGAAGAAGCGGAGGATATTATTTATGACAGATGA
- a CDS encoding GIY-YIG nuclease family protein: protein MTDEHTVYILKCSDGSLYTGYTNDLESRLNKHTEGKGAKYTRGRGPFQVVFVEKFSSKEEALQREYQIKQLSRKEKFELIRDKLKEVMQSEHTEEL from the coding sequence ATGACAGATGAACATACGGTATATATACTTAAATGTAGCGATGGTTCGCTGTACACGGGGTATACGAATGATTTAGAAAGTCGATTGAACAAGCACACAGAAGGAAAAGGTGCCAAATATACGCGGGGGCGTGGTCCTTTTCAAGTTGTCTTTGTGGAGAAGTTTTCAAGCAAGGAAGAAGCGTTGCAAAGGGAATATCAGATCAAACAACTTTCTCGAAAAGAAAAATTCGAATTGATTCGGGACAAGCTGAAAGAAGTGATGCAGAGTGAACATACAGAAGAGCTTTGA
- the rsmI gene encoding 16S rRNA (cytidine(1402)-2'-O)-methyltransferase, with amino-acid sequence MNIQKSFDPEAKGVVYVVPTPIGNLEDITYRALKILETVSIIAAEDTRNTKNLLHHFDIATSLISYHEHNKQAREEQLLQVIENGESIAIVSDAGMPAISDPGYELVQAAISRGEAVVVLPGANAALCALVGSGLPPEEFYFYGFLPRKKKDKADVLQRLKPISATLLFYESPYRLKDTLHVMYEQLGNRQVTIARELTKRFEEYVRGSMEELVSWMAENEWKGECCIVVEGESSTELHEHDNALWWSHLSVMEHVNYYIEEQHLSSKEAIKQTSVDRKMPKRDVYRIFHVGT; translated from the coding sequence GTGAACATACAGAAGAGCTTTGATCCAGAGGCCAAGGGAGTTGTTTATGTTGTTCCGACACCAATTGGGAATTTGGAGGATATTACATATCGTGCCCTAAAAATATTGGAAACTGTATCAATCATTGCTGCAGAGGATACAAGAAATACGAAAAACCTACTTCATCATTTTGACATCGCTACATCCTTGATTAGCTACCATGAGCATAATAAGCAAGCGCGTGAGGAGCAGTTATTGCAAGTAATCGAAAATGGGGAATCGATCGCTATTGTCAGTGATGCGGGCATGCCGGCTATCTCTGATCCGGGATATGAACTAGTGCAAGCTGCAATAAGCAGGGGGGAGGCTGTCGTTGTCTTGCCAGGGGCAAATGCGGCGCTATGTGCGTTAGTTGGATCCGGACTGCCACCTGAGGAGTTTTACTTTTACGGATTTTTGCCACGAAAAAAGAAAGATAAAGCAGACGTATTACAACGTTTGAAACCAATCTCGGCAACGCTGTTGTTTTATGAATCTCCTTATCGTCTGAAGGATACATTACATGTGATGTATGAGCAGCTGGGTAATCGTCAAGTTACGATCGCGCGTGAACTAACGAAACGGTTTGAAGAATATGTACGTGGATCCATGGAAGAACTTGTTTCCTGGATGGCAGAAAATGAATGGAAGGGAGAATGCTGTATCGTTGTTGAAGGCGAATCTTCAACGGAGCTACACGAGCATGATAATGCACTGTGGTGGAGCCATTTGTCGGTGATGGAGCACGTGAATTACTACATAGAAGAGCAACACTTGTCCAGTAAAGAAGCAATAAAGCAAACTTCGGTAGATAGGAAAATGCCCAAGCGAGACGTTTATCGGATCTTCCATGTTGGGACATAG
- a CDS encoding AbrB/MazE/SpoVT family DNA-binding domain-containing protein — translation MKSTGIVRKVDELGRVVIPIELRRTLDIHEKDAMEIYVDNDDIVLKKYKPSMTCQITGETSDENLSFANGKLVLSPEGAEELIEEIRERLDK, via the coding sequence ATGAAATCTACTGGAATTGTACGAAAGGTCGATGAACTTGGGCGTGTCGTTATACCAATTGAATTACGTCGCACACTTGACATTCATGAGAAAGACGCAATGGAGATTTATGTCGATAATGATGATATTGTGTTAAAAAAATACAAACCAAGTATGACATGCCAAATTACCGGGGAAACATCTGACGAAAACCTATCATTTGCAAATGGAAAACTTGTACTCAGCCCTGAAGGAGCAGAAGAATTAATTGAAGAGATTCGAGAACGGTTGGATAAATGA
- the metG gene encoding methionine--tRNA ligase → MAENEKTFYITTPIYYPSGNLHIGHAYSTVAGDVIARYKRMRGYDVMYLTGTDEHGQKIQRKAEENDMKPQAYVDGIVRGIQDLWKKLKISNDDFIRTTEERHKKVVQKIFDQLVKQGDIYLDEYEGWYCTSDEAFFTERQLDNGHCPDCGKPVEKVKEESYFFRMSKYVDRLVQFYDENPEFIQPESRKNEMLNNFIKPGLEDLAVSRTTFDWGIKVPGDPKHVIYVWIDALSNYITALGYGTDNPEKFEKYWPADVHLMSKEIVRFHTIYWPIMLMALDLPLPKKVFAHGWILMKDGKMSKSKGNVVDPVKLIDRYGLDALRYYLLREVPFGSDGVFTPEGFVERTNYDLANDLGNLLNRTVAMIEKYFDGQIPAYHPSETVVDKELEQFSKETIAKVEDALENMQFSVALSSLWQFISRTNKYIDETEPWVLAKDERQQERLGNVMAHLAESLRKVSIMLQPFLTESPAEIFRQLNVTDESLKEWDSVYADGQMKAGTRVQKGDPIFPRLDVEKEVETIKAMMQNTSEESAQKEVPEQKEQIAIDDFMKLDLRVAEVLQAEKMKKADKLLQLQLDIGTEKRQVISGIAEYYTPEALVGKKVICVTNLKPVKLRGKLSEGMVLSGEDASGNLALASVEQSLANGSIVK, encoded by the coding sequence ATGGCCGAAAATGAGAAAACGTTCTACATAACAACACCGATTTATTATCCGAGCGGAAATTTGCATATTGGACATGCTTATTCAACCGTCGCAGGTGATGTGATTGCGAGATATAAACGTATGCGTGGCTATGATGTCATGTATTTGACTGGAACCGATGAACATGGCCAGAAAATTCAACGAAAAGCTGAAGAAAACGACATGAAACCTCAAGCGTATGTAGACGGGATTGTTCGTGGTATTCAGGATCTGTGGAAAAAACTTAAAATATCCAATGATGATTTTATACGAACAACCGAGGAACGCCATAAAAAGGTGGTTCAAAAGATCTTTGATCAGCTCGTGAAACAAGGCGACATTTATCTTGATGAATACGAAGGTTGGTATTGTACATCAGATGAAGCCTTTTTCACAGAGCGTCAGTTAGATAATGGGCATTGTCCTGATTGTGGCAAACCTGTTGAAAAGGTTAAGGAGGAATCCTATTTCTTTCGAATGAGTAAATATGTGGACAGGCTTGTTCAGTTTTATGATGAGAATCCTGAATTTATTCAACCGGAAAGCCGTAAGAATGAAATGCTGAATAACTTTATTAAGCCAGGTCTGGAGGACTTGGCGGTGTCACGGACTACCTTTGACTGGGGGATTAAGGTACCCGGCGATCCGAAGCATGTTATTTACGTGTGGATTGATGCGCTCAGTAATTATATTACAGCCCTTGGATATGGCACTGATAATCCGGAGAAATTTGAAAAATACTGGCCGGCAGATGTGCATTTAATGAGTAAGGAAATTGTTCGTTTCCATACCATTTATTGGCCAATCATGCTCATGGCACTTGATCTGCCATTACCGAAAAAGGTATTCGCCCATGGCTGGATTCTAATGAAAGACGGAAAAATGTCCAAATCAAAAGGGAATGTTGTTGACCCGGTTAAACTCATAGATCGGTACGGGCTGGATGCACTGCGGTATTACTTACTCCGAGAAGTCCCATTTGGATCTGATGGTGTGTTTACCCCGGAAGGATTCGTCGAGCGTACCAATTATGACTTGGCAAATGACCTTGGGAATTTGTTAAATCGGACGGTGGCCATGATTGAAAAATATTTCGACGGTCAAATCCCTGCATATCATCCGTCTGAAACAGTAGTGGATAAGGAACTGGAACAATTCTCCAAAGAAACAATTGCAAAAGTGGAAGATGCACTGGAAAACATGCAGTTCTCTGTGGCGCTATCATCACTCTGGCAGTTCATCAGTCGTACAAATAAATACATTGATGAAACAGAGCCGTGGGTTCTAGCAAAGGATGAACGTCAACAGGAGCGTCTTGGAAATGTGATGGCCCATCTTGCGGAATCGCTTCGAAAAGTGTCCATTATGCTTCAGCCATTTTTAACAGAATCGCCAGCGGAGATATTCAGGCAATTGAATGTCACCGATGAATCACTCAAAGAATGGGATAGTGTATATGCAGATGGGCAAATGAAAGCAGGAACCCGTGTCCAAAAAGGAGATCCCATCTTCCCGCGACTGGATGTGGAAAAGGAAGTTGAAACCATTAAAGCAATGATGCAAAACACGTCAGAGGAATCGGCTCAGAAAGAAGTCCCTGAGCAAAAAGAGCAAATTGCTATTGATGATTTCATGAAATTGGATTTGCGTGTAGCGGAAGTCCTGCAAGCTGAAAAAATGAAAAAAGCCGACAAGTTACTACAATTACAGCTTGATATCGGAACCGAGAAGCGTCAAGTCATCTCTGGCATCGCAGAATATTACACACCTGAAGCGTTAGTTGGAAAGAAAGTAATTTGTGTAACCAATTTAAAACCGGTGAAATTACGGGGCAAACTGTCTGAAGGAATGGTTCTCAGTGGTGAAGATGCATCCGGCAATCTCGCACTAGCCTCTGTGGAACAATCGCTTGCCAACGGCTCTATTGTGAAATAG
- a CDS encoding TatD family hydrolase, whose amino-acid sequence MLFDTHVHLNARQFFEDRDAVIQRAFDAGVSYMVVVGFDRETIPLAIEIAEQNETIYAAVGWHPVDAVDMTAEDLDWVEELAAHPKVVAIGEMGLDYHWDKSPKAIQKEVFRKQIRLAKKVNMPITIHNREATSDIIEILQQEDAKEVGGIMHCYNDAVDYVQACLDMNFYISLGGPVTFKNATMPKEVAASVPLDRLLVETDAPFLAPHPNRGKRNEPAYVKLVAEKIAELREMAFEEISEITTENAFTLFGIKRS is encoded by the coding sequence ATGCTTTTTGATACACATGTCCATTTAAATGCGAGGCAGTTTTTTGAAGATCGTGATGCAGTGATTCAGCGAGCATTTGACGCAGGTGTCAGCTATATGGTTGTCGTTGGTTTTGACAGGGAAACGATTCCCTTAGCCATTGAAATCGCAGAGCAAAATGAGACGATTTATGCAGCTGTCGGCTGGCATCCGGTTGATGCGGTGGATATGACGGCTGAAGATCTAGATTGGGTCGAGGAATTAGCCGCACATCCGAAAGTAGTGGCGATCGGTGAAATGGGATTGGATTATCATTGGGATAAATCGCCGAAAGCTATACAAAAGGAAGTGTTCCGTAAGCAAATCCGCCTTGCTAAAAAAGTGAACATGCCGATTACGATTCATAACCGCGAAGCAACCTCGGATATCATCGAAATCCTGCAACAAGAGGATGCGAAGGAAGTAGGTGGAATCATGCATTGCTACAACGATGCTGTCGATTACGTGCAGGCATGTCTGGATATGAATTTCTATATTTCACTTGGAGGTCCGGTAACGTTTAAAAACGCGACGATGCCTAAGGAAGTCGCTGCCAGTGTCCCATTGGATCGATTACTCGTGGAAACGGACGCACCATTCCTTGCACCACATCCAAATCGAGGTAAGCGAAACGAACCTGCGTATGTGAAACTGGTAGCAGAAAAAATTGCAGAATTAAGAGAAATGGCGTTCGAGGAGATCAGTGAAATCACGACAGAAAATGCATTTACCCTGTTTGGAATTAAACGATCTTGA
- the rnmV gene encoding ribonuclease M5, which yields MKIKEVIVVEGKDDTVKIQQSVDADTIETNGSAVNQEILRQIRHAKQKRGIIIFTDPDYPGERIRHIIDQAVPGCKHAFLTPDTARAKRSGNKSLGIEHASKESIQQALEDVYELGDVGVSDIKKEDLVKHGLIGGPKASRYRNRLGEHLQIGHTNGKQLLKRLTVFQISKAQFEHAVRQLQQEENDDA from the coding sequence TTGAAAATCAAAGAAGTGATTGTTGTTGAAGGAAAAGATGATACAGTAAAAATTCAGCAATCCGTTGATGCAGACACCATTGAAACGAATGGATCCGCGGTTAATCAAGAGATTCTGAGACAAATAAGACATGCAAAACAGAAAAGAGGTATTATCATTTTCACCGATCCGGATTACCCCGGCGAGCGAATCCGTCATATTATTGATCAGGCAGTGCCTGGATGTAAGCATGCTTTTTTAACACCGGACACTGCGAGGGCGAAGCGTTCGGGTAATAAAAGTCTCGGCATTGAACATGCATCGAAGGAATCTATTCAGCAAGCATTAGAAGATGTATACGAACTGGGTGATGTGGGTGTGAGTGACATTAAAAAGGAAGACCTGGTGAAACACGGGCTGATCGGTGGGCCTAAAGCAAGCAGGTATCGAAATAGACTTGGTGAACACTTACAAATCGGACATACTAACGGTAAACAGTTGTTAAAACGGTTAACCGTATTTCAAATCTCAAAGGCGCAATTTGAGCATGCAGTAAGACAGCTGCAACAGGAGGAAAATGACGATGCATAA
- the rsmA gene encoding 16S rRNA (adenine(1518)-N(6)/adenine(1519)-N(6))-dimethyltransferase RsmA, which yields MHKKHIATPTRTKEILNQYTFAFKKSLGQNFLVDANILENMIKHAGIDKATGVIEVGPGIGALTEQLAIYADKVVAFEIDQRLLAILQKTLQDYDNVQIMHQDILEANVGEVIRSYFEPDQPVHIVANLPYYITTPILMKLLRAQLPILTLTVMIQKEVAERMAAKPNTKSYGSLTVAMQYYTYAEVMMTVPKSVFMPQPNVDSSVLRLTIRDEPPVHVQNETYFFNLVQACFGQRRKTLRNNLIRSFKETYDKETINELLEIANIDGSRRGESLDIEEFAALANVFYDAGGVR from the coding sequence ATGCATAAAAAGCATATAGCCACGCCAACCCGAACGAAAGAGATTTTAAACCAGTATACATTTGCATTCAAAAAAAGCTTGGGACAAAACTTTTTGGTGGATGCGAATATTCTTGAAAATATGATTAAACATGCGGGGATTGACAAAGCAACTGGCGTCATTGAGGTAGGTCCTGGAATTGGAGCGTTAACCGAGCAACTGGCAATTTACGCGGATAAAGTTGTGGCATTTGAAATCGATCAGCGCTTGTTGGCTATTTTACAAAAGACACTTCAAGACTATGACAATGTTCAAATCATGCATCAGGATATCTTGGAAGCGAATGTAGGGGAAGTGATTCGTAGTTATTTTGAGCCGGACCAGCCTGTTCATATTGTCGCTAATCTCCCTTATTATATCACAACCCCCATTCTGATGAAATTACTGAGGGCTCAATTACCGATATTGACGCTTACGGTGATGATTCAAAAGGAAGTTGCTGAACGAATGGCTGCAAAACCGAATACGAAAAGCTATGGGTCCTTAACCGTTGCTATGCAGTATTATACCTATGCTGAAGTGATGATGACTGTGCCTAAAAGCGTATTCATGCCACAACCAAATGTGGACTCCAGTGTTCTTAGATTGACTATTCGGGATGAGCCACCTGTTCATGTTCAGAATGAAACATATTTTTTTAATCTCGTCCAAGCTTGTTTCGGTCAACGACGGAAAACATTGCGCAATAATTTAATACGTTCTTTTAAAGAAACCTATGATAAAGAAACGATTAATGAGCTGCTTGAGATAGCCAATATAGATGGTTCCAGACGCGGAGAATCTTTGGATATAGAAGAATTCGCCGCTTTGGCGAATGTGTTTTATGATGCTGGGGGTGTTAGGTGA